One genomic segment of Rhodopirellula islandica includes these proteins:
- a CDS encoding DUF1552 domain-containing protein, with protein sequence MKNKLIHRRTMLRSVGAATVGLPLLEEMLASTARAATATPETPVRAFNVFFGLGIPAPLQTEGFQGVLEPLQPLSKKLLIMRGVDQVRCDEKGINAHYDGATAAFTAEPPDGEAKSGGPSIDQVIRRTHYPDGLPKGMVPTLVGGTFFRRSRVGRYVHSYNMDGTVAATIQEKPRELFDRVFGGVAVGGSDRSERLKRSVLDTVVEDYRHYTGANSPLGVSSRSRVADHLDRIREFEQRAFAMQHQQENGLQVPPRSAIPHGGPADPGGQGIDITLEELSSEWRLLSDVYALAVQMDRVRFGALTFLAAGERIRLTGDYEYDGEKRWEFDDAGQQNASGDRGCSHEWWHKFNEKKQNEALRAHAHMKMREVAYFLSALDREDCREPNGRTILENSLITISTESGDGRHNDVKRELSGVFHCITGANGRFKTGQIMDVGAEGIDVYNTMLEAFGTRDRLGPKKRDARQIDSIRA encoded by the coding sequence ATGAAGAACAAGCTCATTCATCGCCGCACGATGCTTCGTAGCGTTGGGGCGGCGACGGTCGGACTGCCTCTGTTGGAGGAGATGCTGGCCTCGACCGCCAGGGCGGCGACGGCAACGCCAGAGACTCCAGTTCGTGCATTCAACGTGTTCTTCGGTCTCGGCATCCCGGCGCCCCTGCAAACGGAAGGTTTTCAAGGCGTTCTCGAACCGCTGCAGCCGCTCAGCAAAAAGTTGCTCATCATGCGTGGTGTCGACCAAGTCCGCTGTGATGAGAAAGGCATCAACGCTCACTACGACGGTGCCACTGCCGCGTTCACCGCTGAACCGCCGGACGGCGAAGCGAAGTCGGGCGGTCCATCGATTGACCAAGTGATCCGTCGAACGCACTATCCCGATGGGTTGCCAAAGGGAATGGTGCCAACCTTGGTCGGAGGAACCTTCTTTCGCAGGTCTCGCGTCGGACGCTATGTGCACAGTTACAACATGGACGGCACTGTTGCCGCGACGATCCAGGAAAAGCCTCGCGAATTGTTTGATCGAGTGTTCGGTGGCGTCGCCGTGGGCGGCAGTGATCGAAGTGAGAGATTGAAGCGAAGTGTGCTGGACACCGTCGTCGAAGACTATCGACATTACACGGGTGCGAACTCGCCGCTGGGGGTCTCCTCCCGATCACGTGTGGCGGACCACTTGGACCGGATCCGGGAGTTTGAGCAGCGAGCTTTTGCGATGCAGCACCAGCAAGAGAATGGTCTGCAGGTGCCACCGCGTTCGGCCATTCCACACGGCGGGCCTGCTGATCCTGGCGGGCAGGGCATCGACATCACGCTGGAGGAGCTGTCCTCCGAATGGCGGCTGCTGTCCGACGTTTATGCGTTGGCCGTGCAAATGGATCGCGTTCGCTTTGGAGCCCTGACATTCCTCGCCGCTGGCGAACGCATTCGGCTCACCGGCGATTATGAGTACGACGGTGAAAAACGGTGGGAATTTGACGACGCTGGGCAGCAGAACGCCAGCGGGGACCGAGGTTGCAGCCACGAATGGTGGCACAAGTTCAATGAGAAGAAACAAAACGAGGCCCTCCGTGCCCACGCTCATATGAAGATGCGGGAGGTCGCTTACTTCCTGAGTGCTTTGGACAGGGAGGATTGCCGAGAACCAAACGGACGCACCATCCTGGAGAATTCACTGATCACGATTTCGACGGAGTCAGGTGATGGGCGTCACAATGATGTGAAGCGAGAGCTGTCTGGCGTCTTCCACTGCATCACCGGTGCCAATGGTCGATTCAAAACCGGTCAAATCATGGATGTCGGGGCCGAGGGAATCGACGTTTACAACACCATGCTCGAAGCCTTTGGGACTCGGGATCGACTCGGTCCGAAGAAGCGAGATGCTCGCCAGATTGACTCCATCCGGGCTTGA
- a CDS encoding DUF1592 domain-containing protein — MQWRRPSFVMLVCGVFVLMHPPPSHAADAFRVSNGLTAFYTFEAERGDTIKDRSGNGKPLDLKIEKASAVAWGEGVLEVRSATKIESIGSAGKLVGQAKRANALTVEAWIKPRNTSQKGPARIVSLSNNSVQRNLTLGQEADHYQVRLRTTATSDNGLPETNSGTGKAETKLAHVVFTRASDGSVRFYVDGRQTASKKVSGTLANWDGDFPLVLVNERSLGRPWLGELHLVAIYSRALSGSDVSQNFRAGPNAGVDPHETQRLAMARAEQTFATKVAPLLARRCLECHDSTLKKGDLDLSHKLAALAGGESGRVIVPGSAESSLLWDQIESGDMPPQGPGLSAAERASVKGWIDGGAVWSIDRIDPAVYASNPGASDSWVQRLTTSEYIETVRSAVGVDISKEAKQMLPPDLRADGFSNTAYNLNVDLKHIEAYSQLAEKIVQQMDILEFSKRFSKSQSLNTDATARDLVAKTGEWLFRGPLDEREVSNYSGVLTAVASAGGSFEQGVGLMLEAMLQSPRFIYRIEQQPSGGGSQRVSDFELASRMSYILWGGPPDSELLKAAREGRLADEGRCRKEVERMLQDRRAVERSKQFATDWLNLNRLAHLQPNQKRYPQWTAELGRDMRDETLAYFEEVVWKQGRPLNELFDAQFTYATPRLAKHYGLKPQGDGLRRYDLSDQPARGGLLTQGSVLTIGGDDASMVTRGLFVMRDLLRGVMGAPPPGVDTTPVPPKPGVTHRDVAEDRIRSESCGGCHIKFEPLAFGLEPFDGLGAFHRQDEFGNALRSDGQLVIPGKAKPQKYETPAELMKLLSSSDRVRQTLTWKVTQFALGRPLGARDATEVQRIHQAASTAGGRYTDLITAVVMSDLVQEARSPDEP; from the coding sequence ATGCAGTGGAGACGACCGAGTTTCGTGATGTTGGTGTGTGGGGTGTTTGTGCTGATGCATCCACCGCCATCGCACGCGGCCGATGCGTTTCGAGTTAGCAATGGCCTGACCGCGTTCTATACCTTTGAAGCGGAACGTGGCGACACGATCAAGGATCGCAGCGGGAATGGAAAGCCGTTGGACTTGAAGATTGAAAAGGCTTCGGCGGTGGCTTGGGGCGAAGGTGTTCTCGAGGTGCGTTCAGCGACCAAAATCGAGTCCATCGGCTCGGCTGGGAAGTTGGTTGGCCAGGCGAAGCGTGCCAACGCTTTGACAGTCGAAGCGTGGATCAAACCCCGCAACACCTCTCAAAAAGGGCCGGCTCGCATTGTTTCGCTGTCAAACAATTCGGTCCAGCGGAACCTCACGCTCGGGCAGGAAGCGGATCACTACCAGGTTCGTTTGCGAACGACTGCAACCAGTGACAACGGGCTTCCTGAAACGAATAGCGGCACGGGCAAGGCGGAGACAAAGCTCGCCCATGTCGTTTTTACTCGTGCCAGTGACGGAAGCGTTCGTTTCTATGTCGACGGCAGGCAAACCGCTTCCAAAAAGGTGTCCGGAACGCTTGCCAATTGGGATGGTGACTTCCCGCTGGTCCTGGTGAATGAGCGAAGTTTGGGACGCCCTTGGCTGGGTGAGCTTCACCTCGTTGCGATTTATTCACGGGCGCTCAGCGGTTCCGATGTGTCGCAAAATTTTCGCGCTGGCCCAAACGCCGGGGTTGATCCACACGAAACTCAGCGACTGGCAATGGCTCGAGCTGAGCAGACATTTGCGACCAAGGTCGCCCCACTGCTGGCACGCAGGTGTTTGGAATGTCACGATTCGACGTTGAAAAAAGGCGATCTGGATTTGTCGCACAAACTCGCCGCGTTAGCCGGGGGCGAGAGCGGGAGGGTGATCGTTCCCGGGAGTGCTGAGTCGAGTTTGCTGTGGGACCAGATTGAATCAGGCGATATGCCGCCGCAGGGTCCGGGGTTGTCTGCCGCCGAGCGGGCGTCGGTCAAGGGATGGATCGATGGTGGAGCGGTTTGGTCGATCGACAGGATTGATCCTGCCGTCTACGCCTCCAATCCCGGTGCGAGTGACAGTTGGGTTCAGCGACTGACAACTTCCGAATACATCGAAACGGTTCGCAGTGCGGTCGGGGTCGATATCTCGAAGGAAGCGAAGCAGATGTTGCCTCCGGATCTGCGAGCTGATGGATTCAGCAACACGGCCTACAACTTGAATGTCGATTTGAAGCACATCGAAGCCTATTCGCAATTGGCGGAAAAGATCGTTCAGCAAATGGACATCCTGGAGTTTTCAAAGCGTTTTTCCAAATCGCAGAGTCTGAACACCGATGCGACTGCACGAGACTTGGTCGCGAAGACGGGGGAATGGTTGTTCCGTGGCCCGTTGGATGAGCGGGAGGTGTCCAATTACAGCGGGGTTCTGACGGCTGTGGCGAGTGCGGGAGGCAGCTTCGAGCAAGGCGTGGGGTTGATGCTGGAAGCGATGCTGCAGTCGCCACGCTTCATCTACCGCATCGAACAGCAGCCCAGCGGAGGCGGCAGTCAACGTGTCAGCGATTTCGAATTGGCGTCGCGAATGAGTTACATCCTGTGGGGTGGGCCCCCAGATTCGGAACTGCTGAAAGCTGCTCGCGAAGGTCGGCTGGCAGACGAAGGACGCTGCCGCAAGGAAGTTGAGAGGATGTTGCAGGACCGCCGAGCGGTCGAGCGGTCCAAGCAGTTTGCGACGGACTGGTTGAACCTCAATCGGCTCGCTCATTTGCAGCCCAACCAGAAGCGGTACCCTCAGTGGACGGCTGAGTTGGGCCGCGACATGCGAGACGAAACACTGGCGTATTTTGAAGAGGTTGTCTGGAAGCAGGGGCGGCCGCTGAACGAACTGTTCGACGCTCAGTTCACCTACGCCACGCCTCGATTGGCAAAGCACTATGGGTTGAAGCCTCAGGGCGATGGCCTGCGTCGCTACGATCTCTCGGACCAGCCTGCTCGCGGTGGATTGCTGACGCAAGGCAGTGTGCTGACGATCGGTGGCGATGATGCATCGATGGTCACACGCGGCTTGTTTGTGATGAGAGACCTGCTCCGAGGCGTGATGGGGGCTCCCCCGCCGGGTGTCGATACGACGCCAGTTCCTCCCAAGCCCGGCGTGACTCACCGCGATGTGGCGGAAGATCGCATTCGCAGCGAATCGTGCGGAGGCTGCCACATCAAGTTCGAGCCCCTGGCATTTGGCTTGGAACCGTTTGATGGCCTGGGGGCATTTCATCGCCAAGATGAATTTGGCAACGCTCTGCGTTCGGACGGGCAACTGGTAATCCCCGGCAAGGCCAAGCCGCAAAAATACGAGACTCCGGCCGAGTTGATGAAACTCTTGTCGAGCAGCGACCGTGTTCGCCAGACGCTGACTTGGAAGGTGACGCAGTTCGCTTTGGGGCGGCCATTGGGAGCCCGAGACGCAACTGAAGTTCAGCGGATTCATCAGGCCGCCTCCACCGCTGGCGGGCGTTACACCGATTTGATCACGGCTGTGGTGATGAGTGATCTGGTTCAGGAAGCTCGATCGCCAGACGAGCCATGA
- the acpS gene encoding holo-ACP synthase codes for MAIVAVGTEIVQCARIAQMIQQHGEQFLERVFTAAEIDHCAQRPDATGHFSRRWAAKQAVFKALRCHRRGVSWTEIEIATHASEGPAITLHGIAAELAEEAEIDAIHLSLGGCRTQAIAYVVLCD; via the coding sequence ATGGCAATCGTGGCAGTCGGGACCGAGATTGTTCAGTGCGCTCGAATCGCTCAAATGATTCAGCAGCACGGGGAGCAATTTCTGGAGCGAGTTTTCACGGCTGCGGAAATTGACCACTGTGCCCAACGGCCCGATGCGACGGGGCACTTTTCTCGTCGTTGGGCCGCCAAGCAAGCTGTCTTCAAAGCCCTGCGTTGCCACCGGCGTGGCGTCAGTTGGACGGAGATCGAGATCGCGACGCACGCCAGTGAGGGGCCGGCGATCACGCTGCACGGCATCGCAGCGGAACTGGCGGAGGAAGCTGAGATTGATGCCATTCATTTAAGCCTGGGCGGATGTCGCACTCAGGCAATCGCTTATGTCGTGCTCTGCGACTAA
- the trpS gene encoding tryptophan--tRNA ligase codes for MRVLSGIQPTGRPHWGNYFGAIRQYIDLQEANEGFYFIADLHALTTVREPDVLRENVLNAALDLLALGLDPAKANLFVQSEIPEVTELTWLLMTGTSMGLLERCHAYKEKKAKGLAADAGLFTYPVLMAADILAYDSQIVPVGVDQVQHIEVCRDLAGSFHHAFGETFVLPKAKTLDIGAKVPGTDGQKMSKSYNNTLPLFGDVKKIRKQIMRIVTDSRPMEDPKDPTDDHLFQLYQLFAAPAEVEAMAAKYRAGGFGYGEIKKAVAEVSEEYFAPARAKREELEADLDTVRDVLAEGAKRAREVAASVVERARRNCGLR; via the coding sequence ATGCGAGTGCTCTCGGGAATCCAGCCAACTGGTCGGCCCCACTGGGGAAACTACTTTGGTGCGATTCGCCAATACATTGATTTGCAAGAGGCCAATGAGGGCTTTTACTTCATTGCTGACTTGCATGCGTTGACCACGGTTCGCGAACCGGACGTGCTGCGTGAAAACGTGCTCAACGCCGCGTTGGATTTGCTGGCGTTGGGTTTGGATCCGGCGAAAGCCAATCTGTTCGTGCAGTCGGAGATTCCCGAGGTGACCGAACTGACTTGGTTGCTGATGACCGGGACATCGATGGGATTGCTGGAACGCTGTCACGCCTACAAAGAAAAGAAAGCCAAGGGGCTGGCCGCTGACGCTGGGTTGTTCACTTACCCCGTTTTGATGGCCGCTGACATTCTCGCCTACGATTCGCAGATTGTGCCGGTTGGTGTTGACCAAGTTCAGCACATCGAAGTCTGCCGTGACTTGGCGGGTTCGTTCCATCACGCGTTTGGTGAAACGTTTGTGTTGCCGAAGGCGAAGACCTTGGACATCGGGGCAAAGGTCCCGGGGACCGACGGTCAAAAGATGAGCAAGAGTTACAACAACACTCTGCCGTTGTTCGGTGACGTGAAGAAGATTCGCAAGCAAATCATGCGAATCGTGACCGACAGCCGTCCGATGGAAGATCCCAAGGACCCGACGGACGACCACCTGTTTCAGCTCTATCAATTGTTCGCCGCGCCAGCGGAAGTCGAAGCGATGGCGGCGAAGTATCGCGCGGGCGGTTTCGGATACGGCGAGATCAAAAAAGCCGTGGCGGAAGTCAGCGAGGAATACTTCGCCCCGGCACGAGCCAAGCGGGAAGAGTTGGAAGCCGACCTGGACACCGTGCGAGACGTTTTGGCCGAAGGTGCCAAGCGGGCTCGTGAGGTTGCAGCCAGCGTGGTCGAGCGAGCTCGACGCAATTGTGGGTTGCGTTAG
- a CDS encoding trans-sulfuration enzyme family protein: MKPIAIDPVEMIDQTSRAAGPSPTGLSPSGLSTQCVHGNIAPDAPSRQHAEGAITTPIYSASTFTFESTDKLLDFVEGRDQREEYGRYGNPNERLVEQKLAALDNAEDAVVYSSGMAAIVGLLMSRLSSGDEIIFFDQCYHRSREFCGKHLAKFGVVTRQVPTGDFAAMEAAITPRTKMLVSESPTNPHLTCVDLEQFVALGKAREIETLIDATLATPMNVRPLDHGVDYVWHSATKYLGGHNDLLAGVISGRKELLDPIRALRGCLGSVSSPHSMYLLERGLKTFSLRMQRHNENGQAVAEFLHQHPKIERVYYPGLPSHPSHAIAKKQMLGYGGLITFTVKDADWKTTSRVVDGAKIARIAPSLGGTESLIEQPLVMSYFNYSPEERASFGIADSMIRYSCGIEDSADLIADLDQALAVI, translated from the coding sequence ATGAAACCGATCGCCATCGATCCGGTCGAAATGATCGACCAAACGTCCCGTGCCGCGGGACCTTCTCCCACGGGCTTGTCGCCATCGGGTCTCTCGACTCAGTGCGTGCACGGGAACATTGCCCCGGATGCCCCCTCGCGTCAGCACGCCGAAGGGGCCATCACAACCCCCATTTACTCGGCCTCCACCTTCACCTTTGAATCCACCGACAAACTGTTGGATTTCGTTGAAGGTCGCGACCAGCGCGAAGAATACGGACGCTACGGCAACCCCAACGAACGGCTGGTCGAACAGAAACTGGCAGCACTCGACAACGCCGAAGACGCGGTGGTTTACTCCAGCGGCATGGCGGCAATCGTCGGGTTGCTGATGAGCCGCTTGTCCTCCGGCGACGAAATCATTTTCTTCGATCAGTGCTATCACCGCAGCCGGGAATTCTGTGGCAAGCACCTGGCAAAGTTTGGAGTCGTCACTCGACAGGTTCCCACCGGCGACTTCGCTGCCATGGAAGCCGCGATCACGCCACGCACCAAAATGCTGGTCAGTGAATCGCCCACCAACCCGCACTTGACCTGCGTCGATCTGGAACAGTTTGTCGCGCTCGGCAAAGCCCGTGAAATCGAAACGCTGATCGACGCGACCTTGGCAACTCCAATGAACGTGCGACCGCTTGATCATGGCGTCGACTACGTTTGGCACTCCGCGACCAAGTATTTGGGCGGGCACAACGACTTGCTGGCGGGAGTCATCTCGGGCCGCAAGGAATTGCTCGATCCCATCCGGGCTCTTCGTGGATGTTTGGGCAGCGTCTCCTCTCCTCACAGCATGTACTTGCTGGAACGCGGATTGAAGACGTTCTCACTGCGGATGCAGCGTCACAACGAAAACGGCCAAGCCGTGGCTGAATTTCTTCATCAACATCCCAAGATCGAACGCGTCTATTACCCGGGCCTGCCAAGTCATCCTTCTCACGCGATCGCGAAAAAACAGATGCTGGGCTACGGCGGCTTGATCACCTTCACAGTCAAGGATGCGGACTGGAAAACAACGTCACGCGTCGTCGATGGAGCGAAAATTGCTCGGATCGCCCCCAGCTTGGGCGGCACCGAATCGTTGATCGAACAACCGCTTGTGATGAGCTATTTCAATTACTCACCGGAAGAACGAGCCAGCTTTGGAATCGCCGACAGTATGATTCGTTACTCCTGTGGCATCGAAGATTCAGCGGATTTGATCGCGGATCTGGACCAAGCTTTGGCGGTGATCTGA